ATATCGCGTCGAGGATGTCGTCCCTGCTGAGGGCGTCCTCGGCGAGCCCGTGGTTGTCGGTCTTGGACTGGAACTTCTCGTAGATCCAGGCTGCCTGGCCGGCGGGCGAGTCCGCCAGGGCGAATCCGACGGTCTCCGGCTTTGTGCCCTGAAGGTGGTTCGAGCCACCGAGCTCGCCGGTGTAGAGGGCGAGGGTCTCTACCGCGTGGCGCTGCTCGGGCGACAAGGTGTCGGGGATCTGTGCGGGAAAGGCGTACTGGGTGTTCAGGTGAATTCCGAGAAGCCCCTCAGGCTGCATGGCCCCGAGGGCGGTGGTGACGACGGCACCCCAATCGCCGCCTTGCGCGGCCCATCTGGTGTAGCCGAGGCGCTTCATCAGCTCCGCCCACGCCTCTGCGATGCGCGGCACAGTCCACCCGGTCTGCGTGGGCTTCTGGGAGAATCCGAACCCGGGGAGCGAGGGGACGACGACGTCGAAGGAATCGGCGGCGTCGCCTCCGAACGCGACCGGATCGGTCAGCGGCCCGATCAGCTTCAGGAACTCGACGATCGAGCCCGGCCATCCGTGCGTGAGGATCAGCGGCATCGCGTCGGGATTCTTGGACCGGACGTGGACGAAGTGGATGTCCAGCCCGTCGATCTCGGTCAGGAACTGGGGGAAGCGGTTGAGCTCGGACTCCAAGCGCCGCCAGTCGTAGCCGTGCTCCCAGTAGTCGACCAGAGATCTTGCATTCTCCACCCGGACCCCTTGCGACCAGTCGCCCACCGTTTCCGGGTCCGGCCAACGTGTTCTGGCCAGCCGCTGCTTGACGTCGTCGATCTCCGATTCCGAGATCGAGACGGTGAACGGGCGGACGAGGGGCGAGGTCGGCGAGGTCGGTACGGTCATGGCCTTCTCCTCTTCATCGAGCTTCCAAGCACGGCGCGACTGTTCGTTGCACACTGCTGTGCAATCTACTTTGTTGCACACTGCTGTGCAACAATGGCGTCGTGCCCGCCGAATCCGCCCGTGTGCGCTCGATGAACGAGACCCGCGACCGCATCCTCGACGTCGCCCTCGAGGTGCTGGGAGAGAGCCCCGACGCTGGAATGGGCGACATCGCCTCCGCCGCCGGCGTCGTCCGTCGCACGGTCTATGGCCATTTCCCCTCGCGCCTGGACCTGATTCGGACGCTCACGGAACGGGCCGTCGCCGAGATGACAGCCGTGCTGACCGAAATCAACGCCTCCGACGCGGAAGCGGACGCGGGGTGGGTCGCATTCATCGCCCGCGTCTGGCCGGTGGCGCACCGGTACCGGGTGCTGGTGGCGCTGCGCCGTGGCGAGTACGGCGAGGCGATCCACGGCCTGCTCGGGCCCGTCGACGAACTCCTCGCCGAGCTCGTGGAACGGGGCCAGGACAGCGACGTGTTCGCGCGGCACCTGCCGGCGGGCCTTCTGAGCCAGGTCGCCTACGGCGTCGTGTTCGCCATCGCGGACAGCGATCTGTCGAACGGGACCCTCGGCGCCCGAGCAGCGACGATCACGAGCCTGCTGATGCTGGGAGTTCCCGAGACGCGTGCAATCGCTCTCGTGGGAGCCTGAACCCGAGCAAGGGCTCGGGTTCAGGCTCGGCGCGGGAAAGGGCGGCTCAGTAGGCGGGGAACGGTCCCCAGTTCTTTATGGCGAACCGGTCGCCGTCGCGCCTGATCTCGAGCGCGGTCTGTCCGCTGAAGTGGGCGGGCAGGACCAGTGCGTTGTTGTCCGCGGCCCAGCCGAGCAGGTCTCGGCGTGTGGCTTGTGCGGTGGACGGGTCTTCGCAGAAGCAGCTGGCGTGGTCGGGGTGTGAGACTTGCAGCGGGGTGTGCACCAGGTCGCCGGCGAACAGCGCCTTGTCGTGGCCGGAGGTGAGGAGCAGGACGCTGGCGCCGGGGGTGTGGCCGGGTGCCGCGAGCAGCCGCAGGTTGCCGTCCACGATGTGTTCGCCCTCCCACAGCTGGACCTGCCCGGCGGCCCGGACCGGCTCGATGCTGTCTTCGAAGGCGTTCTCGTTGACGCTGCCGGCGATGTTCGGGTTCTTCGCCGGGTCGAAGTGCTCGAAGTCGAGTCTGGGCATCAGGTAGGTGGCGTTCGGGAAGGTGGGTACCCACTGTCCGCCGGCCAGCCGGGTGTTCCACCCGATGTGGTCGACGTGCAGGTGGGTGTTGATGACCAGGTCCACATCCTCGGGCGCGATCCCGGCTTCGGCGAGGTTGTCGAGATACCCCAGGGACAGGTGGTCCCAGGCGCCGACGGCCGGGCGGGTCTTGTCGTTGCCGATGCCGGTGTCCACCAGGATCGTGCGGCCCTGGCTGCGCAGCGCCCAGGTCTGGAACGCGACACGGACGATGTCGTCCTCGGCGCCGAGGTGGTCGGGCACCAGCCAGTCGCGGTTGTCCTGCCAGTCCTGCTGCGGCCAGCCGGGGAAGAACTGCTCGGGTGTCATGCCCACCGGACCGTGCATCTCCTGGACTCGGGCGACGGTGACATCGCCGAGCGTGATCTCGTTCATGGGGTGATTCCTTTTCGTTCGTCGTGCTCTGCACGACCAACTGTCGGCCGTTACCGCGCACGCAGCCACGCCGCCTTCAGGTGCTCCCCGGCTTGCCGCACCCCGGCAGGGTGAGGCTCGGGACGCCAGGAAGAGACGACAATGGCGTCATGGCTGATCACCACGACCCCACAGAACTCGGCGCCTTCCTCAAGGCCTGTCGGGCCAGGGTCCAGCCCGAAGATCTCGGACTGACCTCGTACGGAGGTCGCCGGCGGGTGGCGGGTCTGCGTCGCGAGGAGTTGGCGCAGCTGGCCGGAGTCAGCCCGTCGTACTACGCCCGCCTGGAGCAGGGACAGTCGCGCCATGCCTCCACCGAGGTACTGGAGGCGATCGCCTCCGCCCTGGAGCTGACCGCACCAGAACGCGAGTACCTGCGCGCCCTCGGCGCTGCCGCCGGCCGACGGCCCGCGTCGCGGCCGGCGGCAGTCGAGCACGCCGACCCCGCCCTGCTCGAGCTGCTCCAGACCATGCCCCAGGTGCCCGCCCTGGTCCTGGGCCGCCGCAGCGACGTGCTCGCCTGGAACCCGATGGGCCACGCGCTGCTGGCCGGGAACCACGACCGCGGCGCCGCCCGGGTGCCCGGCCGGCGCGCCAACATGACGGAGTTGGTCTTCCTGGACCCGGACACCCGTGAGCTGTACGCGGACTGGGATCGCAAAGCCCGCGCCGTGGTGGGCAACCTGCGCCTGGTGGCCGGTGCCCACCCCGACGACCATGCGCTTGCCACCCTGATCGGCAGACTCACGATGGCCAGCCCGGAATTCGCCGGGCTCTGGGCCGATCATCGTGTCCAGGCCTGCGCCGCCGCCCGCTACGATCTGCGCCACCCGTTGATCGGCGCCCTCACCGTCACCCAGCAGACGCTGCGCTCGATCGACAGGCCCGACCAGACCCTGGTGACCTGCACCGCCCCCGCCGGGTCCGCCTCGGCCGCGGCGCTGGCGATGTTGTCGCACCTCATCGAGCCGAGCCAGGAGGCCAGGACGACGAGCCCGGTGGGGTGACAGCGGAACCGACAAGCCGTGCCCTCATCGGGTCTGCGGCGGCGGCTGATGTCACGGGCGGAAGAAGTCAGGCCGGCACGGTGCTGAGGCGTCTGAACCACCGGCCTGACCTTGTACTAGAATCGCGCAGTCGTCCCGAGGCCGTCCTCACACGCTGGCCGTTTCGGAGCCTGAACCGGTCTACAGAAGGTTCTGAATGGGTGCTGCGCGTGCGGACTGGACAGCGGACGCTTTCATGGCCGAGCTGTTCCGTGTGCATTCCGGCCCGCTCCTGCGCTATCTGCTGCGGCTGACCCTGGGGGATGCGGCGCGCGCCGAGGATCTGCTGCAGGAGACCATGGTGCGGATCTGGCGGCATCCGGAGAACTTCGGCGGCGAGGTCGAGGCGTTGCGGCCGCTGGTCTTCACCGTCGCGCGGCGGGCGGCGATCGACGCGGCGCGGGCTCGTGGTTCCCGGCCTCAGGAAGTCGGCGATGTCGACGAGGGGAGTGCGGACGCGTTCGGGGCCGAGGAGCCGGAGTTCGAGCGCGTGCTGGTGGCGCAGGTGATGAAGCGGGCGTTGCTCAAAATCAGTCCGGAGCATCGGGTGATGATCGTCGAGGTGCATTTCAACGGCCGCACGATCGAGGAGACGGCCCGGCTGCTGGGGATTCCGTTGGGCACGGCCCGGTCTCGGACGTACCACGCGGTCCGGAACCTGCGGAAAGCGCTGGCCGACCTGGGGTATGAGCGCTGAGCGAAAAAATGTTGCGGCGTCGGTGATATGAAGCGCCGCCCCATGCGTAGTGCATCTCGGAACCGCTGCGTTCCTGTCTGAGATGTCGATGCGAGGGGAGTAACCCATGGACGGCGACCTCACCGATGCACAGTGGGCACTGCTTGAGCCGTTGTTGCCCGTTCCGCCGGCGCGGGGGAAGGGCGGACGGCCCCGCCACCGGTCGCGGCGCGAGCTGATCGACGGCATCCGCTGGCGGTTCCGGGAGAGCGGGCGGTGGGACCGGGTCCCTGACCGCTATGGTCCCTATCAGACCACATATGCCCTCTTTTACGCGTGGCGCAAAGACGGCACGTGGGAGCGTTTGGTCTCGGCCCTGGGTGCCGGGCACGAGGCGAGCACCATCATTCCGTGGGCATCCCCGGCGGGGGGCGCCGAGCGCTGAGTGCCGCTTGCCTACCGTGACCATGCATACTTTCCTGATCCGGCCCGTCACTTCCGCCGGCGGGCGGTTGTCTTCGCGCTTTCACCGGCGAAAGGTCTGGTTCCGGCATGAGCAGGGGCAGTGTCGCGGCGAGGCGGCGCGGGCGACGGGTCGCGGTGCTCGCTCTGATAGCCGCGGCTGTCGTTCCGGCTGTCGGGGCGGCGGCCGTGGTGTGGGACAACTCCGGCACGTCGCTGGCTTCGGTGCGTGCCGAGAGGCGTGGCATCCAGTATCTGGGGCAGACGGTGAAGCTCTTGGTGTCCGTCGCGCAGGCCCAGTCGGCGGCGGTGCGGAGTCTGCCGTCGCCGCAGCCGGGCCTGGCCACGGCGGTCGCCGCCGTGGACGCCACCGGCCTGCCCCGCGATCCGGATCCCGGCGCCGGCACGTTGTGGGCCCAGATCCGGCCGCAGGTCTTGGCCCTGTCCGGCACGCCCGCGACCGGCGCGGCTGCCTACCGCGCCTACAGCCAGGTCACGGACCTGCTGCTGCAACAGATCACCGCCATCGACGACGCGTCCGGCCTGGTCCCGGATGCCAGGGCCGATGCCTACCATCTGATCGACGCGCTGACTGTCTTGCTGCCGGACATGGAAGTGCAGGCGGGACGCTACGACGACCAGGTGACCCTGGCCGAACCCACGACGGGGGCGACGCAGCCGGGTACGGCCCGGACCGCCCCTGCCGACCCCGCCGACCCTTCCGGCGCTGCCGCGACAGCGCAGATCGCGGTCTTGCGGAACCGGATCGCCGTGGACGCGCACGCCTTCGTGACCGCGTTGAACAAGGTCTTCCGCACCACCGCCAGCGCTACCTTGGGCCCGCATCTCCTGGGCGACGTCGACCTGGTGAACACCGACATCAACGCGCTGGCGCCGACCGCGTCGGCGATCGACGAGGCCCTGATCATGCGGTCGGCGCCGACCGTGTCCCAGGAGCGCAAGGCGTTCGATCCGGCTGTGCAGGTGTTGGAGACGGCCGGGCTGGACGAGTTGGACAAGCTGCTCCAGGTCCGCGAGGCCGGGTACGAGCGGCAGCGGCTGGAAGTGGCGGCGCTGCTCGGGGGCGGTGCGACGCTCGCGGCTTTGTCGCTGGGATGGCTGTGGCGGCGGCGCGGCGCGGGCCCGGATGTCGAGCAGGAGCCGAAGCAGCATCGCCATCAGGCGTCGAGCTGGCGGTCGAGTCAGTCTGGCCAACGGATCGGTCGGTCGCCGAGTCAGGCGTCGGCGGCACCCGAGCCCGAGCCGGAGCCCGAACCCGAGCCGGAGCCCGAACCCGAGCCCGAACCCGAGCCCGAACCCGCGGCCGACACGGCACCGCTCGCCCTGCCCGAACGGCACCCCTGATGACCCGCCCCCGCCGCGGGCTGCTCATTCGACACAAGCTCCACCTGCTCGTGGCCGTTCCGCTCGTGGGTCTGCTGCTGGCGACCGCGCCGCTCATCGACGACCGGGTGAGCCGTGCTTCGCAGGCCTCGGATCTGGCCGGCCTGATGACCGCGGCCGACCTGATCGGCGCGCTGGTGCAGGACGTGCAGCAGGAACGGCTGTTGTCGATCTCCTATCTGGCCTCGCCGGATGCCGCGCCGAACGCCGTGGTGGTCCAGGAGGCGCTGGTGTCCGGGGCGGCGGCCGATCTGCGCCGGTCCCTGGGCCGGCGGCTCACCCCGCAGGTGAGCGCCGCCCTCGACGGAGTGGACGGCCTCGGCCCGCTGCGCCAGCAGGTGCTGCACCAGACCGTGACGCCGAACCGGCTCAATTCCGCCTACGACACAGTCGTCGGCGCGTTGATCGACGCGATCGGCCTGATCCATCCGCAGGACGCCACGGTCGCCGGCAGCGCGGACCAGACCGCGCTCGACGCGCTTTTCCGCGCCGATCAATACCGGGGCTCAGCCGGTGCGGCACTGCTGGCCTCGGTCGCGGCGCCGGCCGGCGCCGCGGGATCGCTCGGCGCGGCGGGCCGCGCCGAGCAGCAGGAAGCCGTGGAGGTCGACCGGTTCAAAGAACTGGCCACGGCCGACCAGGCGCGGCTGTTCCGCCTGGCCGAGTTCGGCACCGCCTCCGCGCTCGTCAACGACCTGCAGGGCCAGATCGAGACGGCACACGGTGCCCCCGCTGATGCCCAGGCCGGTCAGGATGGCCAGACGGGGTCCGCCCCGAGCCCGGCCTCGCAGCCACAGACTCAGACACAGACACAGGCACAGACACAGACCGCCGACGACCGCGAGGTGCTGGTCGACCGCCTCGCCGATGCCGTCAGGGCCCAGTACGGTCTGCGAGTCCTGGTCGAGGAGAAGATCGCCCACGACATCTCCACCGAGGCCGAGCATGCCGCCCACACCGAGCGGATCGCCGCCCTCGGCTTCGGCGTGGCGGTGGAAGCCCTGGTCGTCGTGGTCATCTGGCTCAGTATCAGCATCCGTCGTTCGATCTCCGAACCGCTGCGCGGCCTGACCGAGGCCGCGACCGAGGTCGCCGACCTGGCCGACTCCGAGCTGCGCCGGGTCGCCGACGTCGACGACTCCGGGCCGCGCGCGCCGATGCCGCGGCTGGCGGCGGTCCGCCTCACCAGCCGCGACGAGGTCGGCACGCTGGCCGAGGCGTTCAACCGGGTGCAGGCCACCTCGGCGCGGTTGCTGGAGCGGCAGATCCTCAGCCGGCGCAACGTGGCCGTGATGTACGGCAGCATCGGCCGGCGCACCCTGAACCTGGTGCGCCGGCAGCTGGCGCTCATCGACGAACTCGAGGCCGGGGAGGTGGACGCCGACCGCCTCGACCGGCTGTTCCGGCTCGACCACGCCGCCTCCAGGCTGCGCCGCAGCGCCCACAGCCTCATCGTGCTGTCCGGCACCCCGTACGCGGACGGAGCCCCTGGCGAGCCGTTGACCTTGTACGACGCCCTCCGCGCCGCGCAAAGCGACATCGACGACTACCGTCGCGTGATCCTGACCTCGGTCGTCGAGGACGTCCTGCGCCCGCGCACGGCCGGCGACGTCGTCCTGGTACTGGCCGAGCTGCTGGCCAACGCGGTCGCCTTCTCGCCGCCGGACAGCCAGGTCGAGGTTGAGGTCGCGGCCCACGGCATCGGCGGCGACCGGTGCGTCCGGATCGTGGACCACGGCGTGGGCATGCCCGCGGACCGGATCGAGCAGGAGAACACGCGCTTGGTCTCCCGCGAACGGCTGGACTTGGCGCCGACCGACTTGCTGGGCCTGTTCGTGGTCGGCCGACTCGCCCGGCGGCACGGGCTCAGCGTGCGGTTGTCCGACTCGCCCGGCGGCGGGGTCACGGCGGTCGTCGTCATTCCCGACCGGCTGTTCGTGGCGGGTACCGGAAAGGGCGGGACGGCGCATCCGGCGGACCGGGCGGACCGGGCCGACAGCGGGGAGGAAGGCGGAATCCGGCAGGAGGTCGCCGAGGCGATCCGTCGCGCGATGACGGCGTGGAGCGGGGAAGGCGTGGGGCGACAGATGCCCGGCCACAGGGCCGGCTTGTCGGCTCCGGACCAGGACGACCAGGACGGCGTGTTGCCGGCCTGGCAGCCGTCCCGGGACCCCGGTGCCGTCCCGTTCCCGCTGGACCGGCGCGTGCCCGGAGCCACCATGACGCGCGCCGCTTCGGAGACGAGCGTGGAGCACCAATGAGCGACACACCGACCGGGGCCGAACTCGGCCGACAGGCGCAGGACTTCTCGTGGGCGGTGGACGCCTTCGTCCGGCAGACCGACGGCGTCACCGACGCGATCGTGGTGGCCGCGGACGGGCTGCCGATCGCGGCGTCCGAAACGCGCGGCCCGGACGCGGCCGACCGGCTCTCGGCCATCGTCTCGGGGCTGGCGAGCCTGGCCGGCGCGGTGACCACCACCGAGGACCTGGGCCCGCTGAACAAGATCATCCTGGATCTCGCCGACGGCTATCTCCTGGTGGCCGCGATCGGACACGGGGCGTTGCTCGGGGTCCGCGCCGTGAAGGACTCCGATCTCGGCACGGTCGCCTTCGAGATGACCGTGTACGCCCATCAGGCCGGCGCGCGCCTGACGCCGCCGCTGGTCCACGAGCTGCAGCGGGCCAGGCCGCTGTGAGATTCGCGATCACCCGCGCCCCGGACCGCCGCGGGCACCGGCACCGGCACCGCCGACGGATCAGGGTTCTGGCCATCCTCGCGGCGCTGGCCTGCATACCCGGGCTGACAGCCGGCTGCCGGGCGTCCGGTACCCGGTCCGCGGCGGACGTGGGTGTCGGCCAGGTCGATCCGGCGGCCCGCGCGCAACTGCCGCCGGAGATCCTGGCCCGCGGGCTTGTGACGATCGCGACCGACCCCACGTATCCGCCCGACGAGTTCCGCCAGTCCGACGGCACGCTGGTGGGCATGGACGTGGACCTGGCCCGCGCGGTCGGGGCCAAGCTGGGCGTGCGAGTGCAGTTCACCCAGGTGCAGTTCCGGGACATCCTCGCGGGAGTACAGCAAGGGGAGTACGACATCGGCGTCTCCTCGATCACCGACACCACACGCCGGGAGGAACTGGGCGACTTCGTCACCTACTTCCAGGCCGGCTCCTCGCTGCTGGTGCGGGGCGGCAACCCGCTGACGCTCTACCCGGACGACGAGTCCCTGTGCGGGCACCGGGTCGCAGCCCAGGAAGGCACCGTCGAGGTGGATCCCGTGCTGTCCTCGCGGTCGGCGCAGTGCGTCGCCGACGGCCTGCGCCCGATCACCACGGTCGTGGTGGCCGCCGAGGCCGACTCCCGGGCCGCCGTGCTCAGCGGCCGCGCCGACGCGATGGTCGAGGACGCCCCGATCGCCATGTACGAGACGGCGCACTCCGGCGGCCTGCTGGAGATCGCCGGCGACCAGATCGACAAGGCTCCCTACGGTTTCGCACTGGCCAAGGAGGACAAGCCGATGGACGACGCCATCCTGCGCGCGATGCAGGACCTCATCGACGACGGCGAGTACGGGGCCATCCTGTCCCACTGGGGCCTGACCGCCGGCAGAGTCCCGGCCGCGACGCTGGACGGAGCGATCAATTGACGTCCGTTCATCTCTGCGCAACCTCGCGCGCGGGTACCATGACCACCAAGCGGACCACGAGATACGCCCGGTGGGGAGGTATGCGATGAGCTCAAGGAACCGCGACACCCAGCCGGGTTCCGACCACACCGCGGCGGACAGTGAGGCGCTCGCGGCGTATGTCCTCAACGCGTTGGAGCCGGAGCAGCAGCACGCGATGCAGCAGCACCTCCAGGACTGCGACATCTGTTACCTGGAGTACACGAGCCTCGGCGTGCTGCCCGGTCTGCTGGACTCGCTCTCGCCGGAGGACATCAGGGAACTGACGGCGACGGTGACCGGGCAGCCCGCGAGTGTGACCGGAGCCCGCCCCGAGCGGCCGGCACACCCGGCACACCCGGCACGCCCGGCTCGGCCGGCCCGGTCGTGGTCCCGTCGACGGCGCGCACTGCTGGCCGGCGGCGCGTTCTCGGCCGCGATGGTCGCCACCGGCTTCGCCCCCGCCTACGCGGACACCACACCGCCGGCAGCGCACCCCGGCGAGACGGCGAAGCCGGCGCCGGACTCGTCGGCAGCACCGGACGCAGCAAAGGCAGCGGCCGTGCTGACCGTGTCGGCGCAGAGCCTGCCGGAGGACCAGACAGCACTGGACGTGGAACTCCGCTCATCCCGAGCACTCCGCGAATGCGTGCTGGAAGTGACGACGGACGACGGCGCGCGCATCGAAGCCTGCCGCTGGTCCGGTACGCCGAGCACCCGCGTGGTGTTCAGCGGCGACATCCCGCTGGCGGCCGCGCGGCTGCGGGCGGTGGCCGTGTTCACCGGGGACGGCACGGTTTTGGCGCGGCAGGAGCTGCCTGCCGGCCAGGCCTGATCGGCCCTGCCCAGGCCGGTGGTGTCCTCAGCTCGTGAGACCTCGTAAGGCCTCGTGGGACCTCGTGGGACCTCGTAAGACTCAGTCCAGGAAGCCGCGCAACAGCATGGCGGTGCCGTCCAGATGTTCCAGCATCGCGCGGCGCGCCCCTTCGGGATCGCCGCCGAGCACGGCGGTGGTGATGCGCTCGTGCTGGTGGGCGGCGTGCCGGAGGTTCACCGACATCATGGGGATCGATTCCAGCAGGTCGTTGATCCGCAGCCGGGCGTCGGCGACCGCGGCGGCCAGCTGCGGCGAGCCCGACAGCTCGGCGACGGCCAGGTGGTAGCGCGTGTCGGCGATGCGGTACGCGGCGATGTCCGCTGATTCCGCCGCCTTCATCCGAGTCACCAGCAGGGCCCGCATCTCGGCGTCCAGCGTCCGGGCCGCGGCGGCCTCGGCGGCACCGCCCTCCACCGCGTGCCGGAACACCAGTGTGTCCTCGAGCCCGTTCGGCAACCGGTCCACGGCCTCGCGCAGGTGCCCGGGCGGTGCCGGAGTCCGGAGCACGTAGGCGCCCCCGGCGCGGCCCCGCCGGCTCTCGACGATGCCTTCGGCCGACAGCACCTTCAACGCCTCGCGCACCGTGTCCCG
This is a stretch of genomic DNA from Catenulispora sp. GP43. It encodes these proteins:
- a CDS encoding epoxide hydrolase family protein, which gives rise to MTVPTSPTSPLVRPFTVSISESEIDDVKQRLARTRWPDPETVGDWSQGVRVENARSLVDYWEHGYDWRRLESELNRFPQFLTEIDGLDIHFVHVRSKNPDAMPLILTHGWPGSIVEFLKLIGPLTDPVAFGGDAADSFDVVVPSLPGFGFSQKPTQTGWTVPRIAEAWAELMKRLGYTRWAAQGGDWGAVVTTALGAMQPEGLLGIHLNTQYAFPAQIPDTLSPEQRHAVETLALYTGELGGSNHLQGTKPETVGFALADSPAGQAAWIYEKFQSKTDNHGLAEDALSRDDILDAISLYWFTNSAASSARIYWENKSLTFAGPKLTLPVAATVFPRDIPRVPRSWIEDAYSNLIHYGEADKGGHFAALEQPEILVSEIRTGLRTLRS
- a CDS encoding TetR/AcrR family transcriptional regulator — translated: MNETRDRILDVALEVLGESPDAGMGDIASAAGVVRRTVYGHFPSRLDLIRTLTERAVAEMTAVLTEINASDAEADAGWVAFIARVWPVAHRYRVLVALRRGEYGEAIHGLLGPVDELLAELVERGQDSDVFARHLPAGLLSQVAYGVVFAIADSDLSNGTLGARAATITSLLMLGVPETRAIALVGA
- a CDS encoding MBL fold metallo-hydrolase encodes the protein MNEITLGDVTVARVQEMHGPVGMTPEQFFPGWPQQDWQDNRDWLVPDHLGAEDDIVRVAFQTWALRSQGRTILVDTGIGNDKTRPAVGAWDHLSLGYLDNLAEAGIAPEDVDLVINTHLHVDHIGWNTRLAGGQWVPTFPNATYLMPRLDFEHFDPAKNPNIAGSVNENAFEDSIEPVRAAGQVQLWEGEHIVDGNLRLLAAPGHTPGASVLLLTSGHDKALFAGDLVHTPLQVSHPDHASCFCEDPSTAQATRRDLLGWAADNNALVLPAHFSGQTALEIRRDGDRFAIKNWGPFPAY
- a CDS encoding helix-turn-helix domain-containing protein, with the protein product MADHHDPTELGAFLKACRARVQPEDLGLTSYGGRRRVAGLRREELAQLAGVSPSYYARLEQGQSRHASTEVLEAIASALELTAPEREYLRALGAAAGRRPASRPAAVEHADPALLELLQTMPQVPALVLGRRSDVLAWNPMGHALLAGNHDRGAARVPGRRANMTELVFLDPDTRELYADWDRKARAVVGNLRLVAGAHPDDHALATLIGRLTMASPEFAGLWADHRVQACAAARYDLRHPLIGALTVTQQTLRSIDRPDQTLVTCTAPAGSASAAALAMLSHLIEPSQEARTTSPVG
- a CDS encoding sigma-70 family RNA polymerase sigma factor, whose translation is MAELFRVHSGPLLRYLLRLTLGDAARAEDLLQETMVRIWRHPENFGGEVEALRPLVFTVARRAAIDAARARGSRPQEVGDVDEGSADAFGAEEPEFERVLVAQVMKRALLKISPEHRVMIVEVHFNGRTIEETARLLGIPLGTARSRTYHAVRNLRKALADLGYER
- a CDS encoding transposase, with translation MDGDLTDAQWALLEPLLPVPPARGKGGRPRHRSRRELIDGIRWRFRESGRWDRVPDRYGPYQTTYALFYAWRKDGTWERLVSALGAGHEASTIIPWASPAGGAER
- a CDS encoding nitrate- and nitrite sensing domain-containing protein; protein product: MTRPRRGLLIRHKLHLLVAVPLVGLLLATAPLIDDRVSRASQASDLAGLMTAADLIGALVQDVQQERLLSISYLASPDAAPNAVVVQEALVSGAAADLRRSLGRRLTPQVSAALDGVDGLGPLRQQVLHQTVTPNRLNSAYDTVVGALIDAIGLIHPQDATVAGSADQTALDALFRADQYRGSAGAALLASVAAPAGAAGSLGAAGRAEQQEAVEVDRFKELATADQARLFRLAEFGTASALVNDLQGQIETAHGAPADAQAGQDGQTGSAPSPASQPQTQTQTQAQTQTADDREVLVDRLADAVRAQYGLRVLVEEKIAHDISTEAEHAAHTERIAALGFGVAVEALVVVVIWLSISIRRSISEPLRGLTEAATEVADLADSELRRVADVDDSGPRAPMPRLAAVRLTSRDEVGTLAEAFNRVQATSARLLERQILSRRNVAVMYGSIGRRTLNLVRRQLALIDELEAGEVDADRLDRLFRLDHAASRLRRSAHSLIVLSGTPYADGAPGEPLTLYDALRAAQSDIDDYRRVILTSVVEDVLRPRTAGDVVLVLAELLANAVAFSPPDSQVEVEVAAHGIGGDRCVRIVDHGVGMPADRIEQENTRLVSRERLDLAPTDLLGLFVVGRLARRHGLSVRLSDSPGGGVTAVVVIPDRLFVAGTGKGGTAHPADRADRADSGEEGGIRQEVAEAIRRAMTAWSGEGVGRQMPGHRAGLSAPDQDDQDGVLPAWQPSRDPGAVPFPLDRRVPGATMTRAASETSVEHQ
- a CDS encoding roadblock/LC7 domain-containing protein, yielding MSDTPTGAELGRQAQDFSWAVDAFVRQTDGVTDAIVVAADGLPIAASETRGPDAADRLSAIVSGLASLAGAVTTTEDLGPLNKIILDLADGYLLVAAIGHGALLGVRAVKDSDLGTVAFEMTVYAHQAGARLTPPLVHELQRARPL
- a CDS encoding ABC transporter substrate-binding protein; translated protein: MRFAITRAPDRRGHRHRHRRRIRVLAILAALACIPGLTAGCRASGTRSAADVGVGQVDPAARAQLPPEILARGLVTIATDPTYPPDEFRQSDGTLVGMDVDLARAVGAKLGVRVQFTQVQFRDILAGVQQGEYDIGVSSITDTTRREELGDFVTYFQAGSSLLVRGGNPLTLYPDDESLCGHRVAAQEGTVEVDPVLSSRSAQCVADGLRPITTVVVAAEADSRAAVLSGRADAMVEDAPIAMYETAHSGGLLEIAGDQIDKAPYGFALAKEDKPMDDAILRAMQDLIDDGEYGAILSHWGLTAGRVPAATLDGAIN
- a CDS encoding FadR/GntR family transcriptional regulator — its product is MVSTVADVQGYSLFQPVRTGNAFEDTIERILRVIKLGEVPIGDRLPPERELAELLNVSRDTVREALKVLSAEGIVESRRGRAGGAYVLRTPAPPGHLREAVDRLPNGLEDTLVFRHAVEGGAAEAAAARTLDAEMRALLVTRMKAAESADIAAYRIADTRYHLAVAELSGSPQLAAAVADARLRINDLLESIPMMSVNLRHAAHQHERITTAVLGGDPEGARRAMLEHLDGTAMLLRGFLD